A portion of the Cellulophaga algicola DSM 14237 genome contains these proteins:
- a CDS encoding DUF6515 family protein — MKNTIRTFGLFSFMILAFSFSGNAQTRSTKSKSKTVVVKTSTRSRVVPRKTVVYKTPKKKVTTYRSVPTNAKVIKHNNQNYYYTNNKYYRNYNGRYIAVAPRAGVRVTNLPTGFRRVKFGTRNYYNYDGVFYIQIQNEYEVVAPEVGTIVYELPDGAEKVEIDGTILYEYNDVLYEKIQYEGTRAYEVVGMIE; from the coding sequence ATGAAAAATACGATAAGAACATTTGGCCTATTTAGTTTTATGATATTAGCATTTTCATTTTCAGGAAATGCGCAAACTAGGAGTACAAAATCAAAATCTAAAACAGTGGTGGTAAAAACCAGTACACGTTCGCGTGTGGTACCGCGTAAGACCGTGGTCTACAAAACCCCTAAAAAGAAGGTTACCACCTATAGATCAGTACCTACTAATGCTAAGGTAATAAAGCACAACAATCAGAACTATTACTACACTAACAATAAATATTATAGAAATTATAATGGACGCTATATCGCTGTAGCTCCAAGAGCAGGAGTGCGCGTCACTAATTTGCCTACAGGCTTTCGTCGTGTGAAATTCGGAACTAGAAATTACTATAATTATGATGGTGTTTTCTATATTCAAATTCAAAATGAATATGAAGTAGTGGCTCCAGAAGTAGGAACTATTGTTTATGAATTGCCTGACGGTGCAGAAAAGGTAGAAATAGACGGTACTATTCTTTATGAATATAATGATGTATTGTATGAAAAAATACAATATGAGGGGACTAGAGCTTATGAAGTTGTAGGAATGATAGAATAG
- a CDS encoding PAAR-like protein — translation MSSKIYVLDGALLECNQGFTPAKLMVTENQKVKIQGKFKATDMDVQVPQTFGQCKLKPTSGGYLPCIPALQKWTKTTGKATLGKTKRFLFEDSECMCATGGMVTILEPMQINTAGSVLEEFKNIAMTIPGAMLGNDKAPKVVESYWMDEHGQEKVESIIYGEKASMFIRTENIAAGETITVKVNETKNKKIDGEQAQFIYTGTIQGNGVAKLELLATEENWNQITE, via the coding sequence ATGAGTAGCAAAATATATGTATTAGATGGTGCATTACTCGAGTGCAACCAAGGCTTTACGCCTGCAAAACTAATGGTAACCGAAAACCAAAAAGTAAAAATCCAAGGCAAATTTAAAGCTACGGATATGGATGTACAAGTACCGCAAACCTTTGGGCAATGCAAACTTAAACCTACTAGTGGTGGTTATTTACCCTGTATTCCTGCCTTACAAAAATGGACAAAAACTACAGGCAAAGCTACCTTAGGAAAAACAAAACGATTTCTATTTGAAGATTCGGAATGTATGTGTGCTACGGGGGGTATGGTTACTATTTTAGAACCTATGCAAATAAACACTGCTGGTAGCGTACTGGAAGAATTTAAAAATATAGCCATGACGATACCGGGCGCTATGTTAGGGAATGATAAAGCTCCTAAAGTGGTAGAGAGCTATTGGATGGATGAGCATGGACAGGAGAAAGTAGAGTCCATTATATATGGAGAAAAAGCTTCAATGTTTATACGTACAGAAAACATAGCTGCCGGAGAGACCATTACTGTTAAAGTAAATGAAACCAAAAATAAAAAAATTGATGGTGAACAAGCTCAATTCATATATACTGGAACAATACAAGGAAACGGAGTTGCTAAATTAGAACTATTAGCCACTGAAGAGAATTGGAATCAAATAACAGAATAA
- a CDS encoding protealysin inhibitor emfourin: MKYSLSISGGFTGITKKYAGEVSVAGTELKKIVEALNTPPLAKNENLRDGLQYHLNVQKDTENYEANFDDSNLPSPIRSLITTILNQK, from the coding sequence ATGAAGTATTCCTTAAGTATATCTGGCGGCTTTACTGGAATTACTAAAAAATATGCAGGAGAAGTAAGCGTCGCGGGTACAGAACTAAAAAAAATAGTAGAAGCTCTAAACACTCCCCCATTAGCTAAAAATGAAAATTTAAGAGACGGACTTCAATACCATTTAAATGTACAAAAAGACACCGAGAATTACGAAGCAAATTTTGATGACTCAAATCTGCCATCACCTATAAGAAGTTTAATTACCACTATTTTAAATCAAAAATAA
- a CDS encoding DUF4494 domain-containing protein: MSATWYECKIKYRKLDEASGMQKVATEPYLVDAISYTEAESRITEEMAAYLSDSDDIKITNIKVANYSEIHPFENSDRWFKSKVSLIAFDEESGKERKTNMYLLIQANDVKEAYDNTVSVMKDTMGEYSIPAITESPIMDVFPYFSGEEGDMERIKKFNEVKASVPEVTELNDDLELADVLAAETETDFEPRTGEE, from the coding sequence ATGAGTGCAACATGGTACGAGTGTAAAATAAAATATAGAAAGCTAGATGAAGCTAGTGGAATGCAAAAAGTAGCAACAGAACCTTATTTGGTAGATGCTATTTCGTATACCGAAGCGGAAAGTAGAATTACCGAGGAAATGGCTGCCTACCTTAGCGATAGTGATGATATAAAAATTACCAATATTAAAGTAGCCAACTATTCTGAAATACATCCTTTTGAAAATTCTGACCGTTGGTTTAAATCAAAAGTATCTTTAATTGCTTTTGATGAAGAGAGTGGTAAAGAACGCAAAACCAATATGTATTTATTGATACAAGCAAATGATGTAAAAGAAGCTTATGACAATACCGTATCTGTCATGAAAGACACGATGGGTGAGTATTCTATTCCGGCAATTACAGAATCGCCTATCATGGACGTATTTCCATACTTTTCAGGAGAAGAAGGTGATATGGAGCGTATAAAAAAATTCAATGAAGTAAAAGCTTCTGTCCCTGAAGTTACAGAGCTCAATGACGATTTAGAATTGGCGGATGTATTAGCCGCTGAAACAGAAACAGATTTTGAACCTAGAACCGGTGAAGAATAA
- a CDS encoding DUF2931 family protein, whose amino-acid sequence MRYIFFTISLLIIACKDRKPTKLSEEIEEVSHMNKFEWRPTECAPEHYPVTIYQGEFATEEDDYFEIPKGGVFSQGWGNTGSTWVVGPDFKSIPIKLRIIWISYTENQFYYGDFDLPKEKITALFKKGFLDNTGKQDEYTNLTVGLAPGGAVSVWVMGAGNYVEVGHYQATKTDVAMKDFAPYASMNREEYVNDVQKHFSEETKNNLAKEGIPIGKWTAYRKSYNWRPTFKHKDGGVLVDFLNKFYNGDLYNVRADNPILQEFRVSPPTQRISFDWDDKTKTRYTGVINFDEKEIWNAFEKMYENPKNTQAELLLEVDKYNSSIRIILKSENDTIPIEKSKVKIYVTPV is encoded by the coding sequence ATGAGGTACATATTCTTCACAATTTCTCTTCTTATTATAGCTTGCAAAGATCGAAAACCAACGAAGCTAAGCGAAGAAATAGAAGAAGTATCACATATGAATAAATTTGAATGGCGCCCTACAGAATGTGCCCCAGAGCATTACCCTGTAACCATCTACCAAGGTGAATTTGCGACAGAAGAAGATGATTATTTTGAAATCCCAAAAGGTGGTGTTTTTAGTCAGGGTTGGGGTAATACTGGGTCAACCTGGGTAGTAGGTCCTGATTTCAAATCTATACCTATCAAACTAAGAATTATTTGGATTTCCTATACCGAAAATCAGTTTTATTATGGCGATTTTGATTTGCCTAAAGAAAAAATTACAGCTTTGTTCAAAAAAGGTTTTTTAGATAATACTGGTAAACAAGATGAATATACTAACCTTACCGTAGGTTTAGCCCCGGGAGGTGCTGTTTCTGTATGGGTCATGGGTGCAGGTAACTATGTGGAAGTAGGTCATTACCAAGCTACAAAAACAGATGTTGCTATGAAAGATTTTGCACCCTATGCATCCATGAACCGCGAAGAATATGTAAACGATGTACAAAAACATTTCTCTGAGGAAACTAAAAATAATTTAGCAAAAGAAGGTATTCCTATTGGTAAATGGACAGCATACAGAAAATCCTATAATTGGAGACCTACTTTTAAACACAAAGATGGCGGGGTACTTGTAGACTTCCTAAATAAATTTTATAACGGAGATTTATATAATGTAAGAGCTGACAACCCCATATTACAGGAGTTTCGAGTTTCACCTCCAACCCAAAGAATCAGTTTTGATTGGGATGATAAAACAAAAACAAGATATACCGGTGTTATCAATTTTGATGAAAAAGAGATATGGAATGCTTTTGAAAAAATGTATGAAAACCCAAAAAATACGCAAGCAGAATTACTCTTAGAAGTAGATAAATACAATAGTAGTATAAGAATAATTTTAAAAAGTGAAAATGATACTATTCCAATAGAAAAGTCAAAAGTAAAAATATATGTAACCCCTGTTTAA
- a CDS encoding T6SS phospholipase effector Tle1-like catalytic domain-containing protein has translation MNTEESKSFISNIDVQTAPVNVGNSTYEEAIPDGYLNITIGVFIDGTLNNAENTKARQAYEKEGSKSNYEKKQSEIYKNLKRNNSKDDLVSYSNDLSNVAIMETAYKEIISGNELQSKIYTQGMGSTKHTLDDSDGTGLAEGPSGIKARVEEACEQIVVEIRRLLKNNDIKKISVLRIDVFGFSRGAAAARHFMYEATRPIRESNKGRAIKTYYGKLGEFFIKYEIDQPILLQFRFAGLFDTVASYGKEHNLDTFQLDLDAVKKAKHTFHLVAQDEHRENFVITNIKSTGASGVEKYIPGVHSDIGGGYTDNYKEDYLVIREGYSSEAKENGSNAVTSNRLRDFLIRDSWYRPSEIYVNEYSLKKDTNQHIDPYYAVIINRTIKSKRYSYISLHLMVQYGVKKSIPLDYTFIKDKYTLDEEISVVLPNKTVYTTNLKDIKKRLYKYVFYGAAPMKFDNPDDENMIRAIRANCMHTSAHYSGKIDLVDKWGIHYWYAPHNPRESYFTRKREENNG, from the coding sequence ATGAATACAGAAGAAAGCAAATCATTTATTAGCAATATTGACGTTCAAACTGCACCTGTAAATGTAGGAAATTCTACATACGAGGAAGCTATTCCAGACGGTTATTTAAATATTACAATTGGTGTTTTCATAGATGGTACTTTAAATAATGCAGAAAACACAAAAGCAAGACAGGCTTATGAAAAAGAAGGCTCAAAGTCAAATTATGAAAAAAAACAATCTGAAATATATAAAAATTTAAAAAGAAACAATAGTAAAGATGATCTTGTAAGTTATTCAAACGATTTGTCGAATGTTGCAATAATGGAAACGGCATATAAAGAGATTATATCTGGTAATGAGCTACAATCAAAAATTTATACCCAAGGTATGGGTTCTACTAAACATACACTTGATGATTCTGATGGAACAGGTTTAGCCGAAGGACCATCAGGTATAAAAGCAAGAGTTGAAGAAGCGTGTGAACAGATTGTAGTAGAAATTAGGAGACTATTAAAGAATAATGATATAAAAAAAATTAGCGTGCTTCGAATTGATGTTTTTGGCTTTAGTAGAGGAGCAGCTGCTGCACGTCATTTTATGTATGAAGCTACGAGACCCATAAGAGAATCAAACAAAGGAAGGGCAATTAAAACATATTACGGCAAATTAGGGGAGTTTTTTATAAAATATGAAATTGATCAACCCATATTATTACAGTTTCGGTTTGCGGGACTTTTTGATACAGTAGCGTCGTATGGCAAAGAACACAATTTAGATACTTTTCAATTGGATCTAGATGCTGTAAAAAAAGCAAAACATACATTTCATTTAGTAGCACAAGATGAGCATAGGGAAAACTTTGTAATTACCAATATAAAAAGTACGGGAGCAAGCGGCGTAGAGAAATATATTCCTGGAGTGCATTCAGATATTGGTGGTGGATATACCGATAATTACAAAGAGGATTATTTAGTAATAAGAGAAGGGTATTCTAGTGAAGCGAAAGAAAATGGATCAAATGCGGTTACATCAAATAGGTTACGTGATTTCTTAATAAGAGATAGTTGGTACAGGCCAAGTGAAATTTATGTTAATGAATACTCCTTAAAAAAAGATACTAATCAGCACATAGATCCTTATTATGCGGTAATTATTAATAGAACAATAAAGTCTAAAAGGTACAGCTATATCTCCTTACACCTTATGGTACAATATGGAGTGAAAAAATCAATACCACTAGATTATACTTTCATTAAAGATAAGTACACCTTAGACGAAGAAATTAGTGTTGTATTACCTAATAAAACTGTTTATACAACAAATTTAAAAGATATTAAAAAACGTTTATACAAATATGTTTTTTATGGAGCGGCACCCATGAAATTTGATAATCCTGATGATGAAAATATGATACGAGCTATTCGGGCAAATTGTATGCACACTTCCGCTCATTACAGTGGTAAAATTGATCTTGTTGATAAATGGGGTATTCATTATTGGTATGCTCCACATAATCCTAGAGAAAGTTATTTTACCAGAAAAAGAGAAGAAAATAATGGCTAA
- a CDS encoding YARHG domain-containing protein: MKRIILLILICTFLSCKGQTEKEEVVSSFEYLSEEVLKTKTEEDLRLVRNEVFARKGYVFKSEDLNYYFKTKTWYTPNANIEITLSDEEQHYIDKVKSIENQFSVDGNKNCLYYLGLNNTDFFPLTSDKLLNNKFRDDLERIKLKVLNEVVRGNLCGGGSVWDIMYYENIKYLLLFYTCDSDNLYMKMAIVKNEEVIEFKQLFGSSTTLNEDTTTDGYYDIDFKLNKDTLEVFKIYKELAYKNSETKEDSYKTKEVRREVTKYKLTENGLVEF; encoded by the coding sequence ATGAAAAGAATTATTTTATTAATACTAATATGTACTTTCTTGTCTTGTAAAGGGCAAACAGAAAAAGAAGAAGTAGTTTCATCATTTGAGTATTTATCAGAAGAAGTTTTAAAAACAAAAACCGAAGAAGACTTACGTTTAGTCAGAAATGAAGTTTTTGCACGTAAAGGTTATGTTTTTAAAAGTGAGGATTTAAATTATTATTTTAAAACTAAAACTTGGTATACACCTAATGCTAATATAGAAATTACTTTATCTGATGAAGAACAACACTATATTGACAAGGTAAAAAGCATAGAAAATCAATTTAGCGTAGATGGAAATAAAAATTGCTTGTATTATTTAGGCCTGAATAATACAGACTTTTTCCCTTTAACCAGCGACAAATTACTTAATAATAAATTTAGGGATGATTTAGAAAGAATTAAGCTTAAAGTTTTAAATGAGGTAGTTAGGGGTAATCTTTGTGGAGGAGGAAGTGTATGGGATATTATGTATTATGAAAACATAAAGTATCTATTGTTATTTTACACTTGTGATAGTGATAATCTGTACATGAAAATGGCTATAGTTAAAAACGAAGAAGTAATAGAATTTAAGCAACTTTTCGGATCCTCTACAACACTAAATGAAGATACTACTACGGATGGCTATTATGATATCGATTTTAAATTAAACAAAGACACTTTAGAAGTTTTTAAAATTTACAAAGAACTAGCTTACAAAAATTCCGAAACAAAAGAAGATTCTTATAAAACAAAAGAAGTTAGAAGAGAAGTAACTAAATATAAACTAACAGAAAATGGTTTAGTCGAATTCTAA
- a CDS encoding DUF2931 family protein encodes MDYYYKNISLVCILLLIIGCKDQKPTKISEEIEEVSHMNKFEWRPTECAPEHYPVTIYQGEFATEEDDYFEIPNGGVVSSDWGIFGSTWMTGPDFKSIPIKLRIIWISYTENQFYYGDFDLPKEKITALFKKGFLDNTGKQDEYTNLTVGLAPGGAVSVWVMGAGNYVEVGHYQATKTNVAMKDFAPYATISMNEFVQNRKNNFSEETKNTLAVEGIPIGKWTAYRKSYNWKPTFKHKDGGVLVDFLNKFYNGDLYNVRADNPILQEFRVSPPTQRISFDWDDKTKTRYTGVINFDEKEIWNAFEKMYENPKTTQAELLLEVDKYNSSIRIALKSENDTIPIEKSKVKIYVTPV; translated from the coding sequence ATGGATTACTACTACAAAAATATAAGTTTGGTTTGTATACTGTTATTAATTATAGGTTGCAAAGATCAAAAACCAACGAAGATAAGCGAAGAAATAGAAGAAGTATCACATATGAATAAATTTGAATGGCGCCCTACAGAATGTGCCCCAGAGCATTACCCTGTAACCATCTATCAAGGTGAATTTGCCACAGAAGAAGATGACTATTTTGAAATCCCAAATGGTGGTGTAGTAAGTAGCGATTGGGGCATATTTGGATCTACTTGGATGACAGGTCCTGATTTCAAATCTATACCTATCAAACTAAGAATTATTTGGATTTCCTATACCGAAAATCAGTTTTATTATGGCGATTTTGATTTACCTAAAGAAAAAATTACAGCTTTGTTCAAAAAAGGTTTTTTAGATAATACTGGTAAACAAGATGAATATACTAACCTTACCGTAGGTTTAGCTCCGGGAGGTGCTGTATCTGTATGGGTCATGGGCGCAGGTAACTATGTGGAAGTAGGTCATTACCAAGCTACAAAAACAAATGTTGCTATGAAAGATTTTGCACCCTATGCTACAATTAGTATGAATGAATTTGTTCAAAATAGAAAAAATAATTTCTCCGAAGAAACTAAAAATACTTTAGCTGTAGAAGGTATTCCCATTGGTAAATGGACAGCATACAGAAAATCCTACAATTGGAAACCTACTTTTAAACATAAAGATGGCGGGGTACTTGTAGACTTCCTAAATAAATTTTATAACGGAGATTTATATAATGTAAGAGCTGACAACCCCATATTACAGGAGTTTAGAGTTTCACCTCCAACCCAAAGAATAAGTTTTGATTGGGATGATAAAACAAAAACTAGATATACCGGTGTTATTAATTTTGATGAAAAAGAGATATGGAATGCTTTTGAAAAAATGTATGAAAATCCAAAAACCACGCAAGCAGAATTACTCTTAGAAGTAGATAAATACAATAGTAGTATAAGAATAGCTTTAAAAAGTGAAAATGATACTATTCCAATAGAAAAGTCAAAAGTAAAAATATATGTAACCCCTGTTTAA
- a CDS encoding DUF2931 family protein — MRYIFFTISLHIIGCKDQKPTKLSEEIEEVSLMNKFEWRPTECAPEHYPVEIYQGSFITDDGDYIVIPSGGTKNNGWGKLGSTWVVGSGKKSIPSKLKIIWVSYTEKQFYFGDFNLPNDKIIKYFKDGYEDHNGIHREYTNIAVGMAPGGVVSVWVMGAGSYIEIGHYKGKKTEVTIEDFNPDGTITLEEYLNNRQLEFSSETKQVIAKEGIPFGKWTNYRRSYNWKPIFKHQDRGVLKNFISTFYNGEFYNIRADDKLLSKYSLHPPSKRIAFSWYDKSGNRYGSEILFDEKEIWNAFEEIYKNQKTTEANLVLEIDKYNSNLNITLESENDTIPIEKSKIKIYNSAD; from the coding sequence ATGAGGTACATATTCTTCACAATTTCTCTTCATATTATAGGTTGCAAAGATCAAAAACCAACCAAACTAAGCGAAGAAATAGAAGAAGTATCACTTATGAATAAATTTGAATGGCGCCCTACAGAATGTGCTCCTGAACATTATCCTGTAGAAATCTACCAAGGAAGTTTTATCACTGATGATGGTGATTATATAGTAATCCCTAGCGGAGGTACTAAAAATAACGGATGGGGTAAATTAGGTTCTACTTGGGTTGTAGGGTCCGGTAAGAAATCTATTCCTTCTAAATTAAAAATTATATGGGTTTCATACACAGAAAAACAATTTTATTTTGGAGATTTTAATTTACCAAACGATAAAATAATAAAATATTTCAAAGACGGCTATGAAGACCATAACGGAATACATAGGGAATACACTAATATAGCTGTTGGAATGGCACCTGGTGGAGTAGTTTCTGTTTGGGTTATGGGCGCAGGTTCTTATATTGAAATTGGACATTATAAAGGAAAAAAAACAGAAGTAACCATTGAAGATTTTAATCCAGATGGTACAATCACTTTAGAGGAATACTTAAATAATCGACAGCTAGAATTTTCAAGTGAAACAAAACAAGTTATAGCAAAAGAAGGAATCCCTTTTGGAAAATGGACAAATTATAGGAGATCTTATAATTGGAAACCCATTTTCAAGCATCAAGATAGAGGGGTTCTAAAAAATTTTATTAGTACATTTTACAATGGTGAATTTTATAACATCCGGGCTGATGATAAGTTGTTAAGTAAATACTCTTTACACCCACCCTCTAAGAGAATTGCTTTTAGCTGGTATGATAAATCAGGAAATAGATATGGTTCAGAGATTCTCTTCGATGAAAAAGAAATATGGAATGCTTTTGAAGAAATATATAAAAATCAAAAAACAACTGAAGCTAATTTAGTGTTAGAAATTGATAAATACAATAGTAATTTAAATATCACTTTAGAAAGTGAAAATGATACTATTCCAATAGAAAAGTCAAAAATAAAAATTTACAATTCGGCAGATTAA
- a CDS encoding type VI secretion system Vgr family protein, whose translation MPKMITPVLIIDGERFLPKSGYKVSIEQAMGTHSSFSVVFQTNATEGYGGTLMNNSISYSGKKISIGVNDGELEYVGIITSVALQKGIGASGAIVLSGQGASILLSRSVQCFSYEEGSSFSQVVSDTFNGHSKDLLKMSMGNGTNIRLPYTVQYNESDFSFLQRMCARYGVWMYDNGRTFCVGRTGDKQFNGVYGQDIQTFGLSTTLQSQNSGFTSKDWVNDSELESVSSSYSAQSGHMYAGNVKRESEGLFAKKENYSWNHNQNEYSGQQGLDHVAKVDTLSKAANMIIANGSSEIVGLRVGDNLTIEGVSFSDKTRRDAFGSYMVTKVAHRFDHSGNYENHFEGVPEGTEHPHYSAVFATPSAEEQRGVVLDNNDPDGLGRIKVQFGWQRRMGTSTPWIKMNTPYGGSGKGFYFIPELDEEVLVGFENNNPEKPYVLSAGYNSSAKSGVADAENNIKAIMTRSGHIIELNDTDGGEMITIKDKNENIININTASNDIMISAHNDITITAAENLALNSKNMQINVEENLDITVGANKTESITENYTLMANNEEHQIGEDIKVISSTYKQQAQEITTDASGEIKTNAGGKITIASGDSIEYGE comes from the coding sequence ATGCCTAAAATGATTACCCCAGTGCTTATTATCGATGGAGAACGTTTTCTTCCTAAATCTGGTTATAAAGTTTCTATAGAACAAGCTATGGGCACGCACAGCTCTTTTAGTGTGGTTTTTCAAACCAATGCTACCGAAGGCTATGGCGGAACTTTAATGAATAATTCAATCAGCTATTCTGGAAAGAAGATATCTATAGGAGTCAATGATGGCGAATTAGAGTATGTGGGGATCATTACATCGGTAGCCTTACAAAAAGGGATTGGCGCTTCGGGCGCTATTGTACTTTCAGGACAAGGAGCTAGTATTTTACTCTCTAGATCAGTGCAATGTTTTAGCTATGAAGAAGGTTCTTCTTTTAGCCAAGTAGTAAGTGATACCTTTAATGGGCATTCTAAAGATCTTTTAAAAATGAGTATGGGTAACGGAACCAACATTCGTTTGCCATATACGGTACAATATAACGAATCCGATTTTTCCTTCTTACAACGCATGTGTGCACGCTATGGCGTGTGGATGTATGATAACGGCAGAACCTTTTGCGTAGGCCGTACGGGAGATAAACAATTTAATGGTGTGTATGGTCAGGATATTCAAACCTTTGGCCTCTCCACTACCTTACAATCCCAAAATAGTGGCTTTACCTCTAAAGATTGGGTCAATGATAGTGAGCTAGAATCGGTTTCTTCATCCTACAGTGCGCAAAGCGGACATATGTATGCCGGGAATGTAAAAAGAGAATCAGAAGGTTTATTTGCTAAGAAAGAAAACTATTCTTGGAATCACAACCAGAATGAATATAGCGGACAACAAGGTTTAGACCATGTAGCAAAAGTAGATACCTTATCTAAAGCCGCAAATATGATTATTGCCAATGGATCTTCAGAAATTGTAGGTTTACGCGTAGGCGATAATTTAACCATTGAAGGCGTTAGCTTTTCTGATAAAACACGTAGAGATGCTTTTGGCTCCTATATGGTTACCAAAGTAGCGCATCGTTTTGATCATAGTGGTAATTATGAGAATCATTTTGAAGGTGTACCCGAAGGAACAGAGCACCCACATTACAGTGCGGTATTTGCTACCCCTTCTGCAGAAGAACAACGTGGGGTTGTACTAGATAACAATGACCCTGACGGATTAGGACGTATCAAAGTACAGTTTGGTTGGCAGCGAAGAATGGGCACCTCTACCCCATGGATAAAAATGAATACTCCATATGGCGGTAGCGGTAAAGGCTTTTACTTTATTCCGGAACTAGACGAAGAGGTACTCGTTGGTTTTGAAAACAACAACCCAGAAAAACCCTATGTACTAAGTGCTGGTTATAATAGCAGTGCCAAAAGTGGTGTTGCGGATGCGGAAAACAATATAAAAGCTATCATGACCCGCAGCGGGCATATCATTGAACTAAATGATACGGATGGTGGGGAGATGATTACGATTAAGGATAAGAATGAGAATATTATTAATATCAACACCGCAAGTAATGATATTATGATCTCAGCACATAACGATATTACCATTACTGCAGCCGAAAATTTAGCATTAAATAGCAAGAACATGCAGATAAATGTAGAAGAAAATTTAGACATTACTGTGGGGGCTAATAAAACAGAAAGTATCACAGAAAATTATACGCTCATGGCCAATAATGAAGAGCACCAAATTGGGGAAGACATTAAAGTAATTAGTAGCACCTATAAACAACAAGCTCAGGAAATTACAACGGATGCCAGTGGAGAAATCAAAACCAACGCAGGAGGAAAAATTACTATTGCTAGTGGGGACTCTATAGAATATGGGGAGTAA
- a CDS encoding Mpo1 family 2-hydroxy fatty acid dioxygenase → MRKIDTLLAEYGESHQTKFNIAIHYICVPVIFFSLIGLLASIPVSDTVIHAFPEFLQSYVHFGALVIVLGLFYYLSLSKTLFVGMLLFSILVLLGIDVILVSTSLALWIPMLVLFVIAWVGQFIGHNHEGKKPSFLKDLQFLMIGPAWTMSHLFKALNIKY, encoded by the coding sequence ATGAGAAAAATTGATACCCTATTAGCGGAATATGGTGAAAGTCACCAAACAAAATTTAATATTGCGATTCATTATATTTGTGTTCCGGTAATCTTTTTTAGTTTGATAGGCTTATTAGCTAGTATTCCAGTCTCTGATACTGTTATACATGCTTTTCCAGAATTTTTACAATCCTATGTCCATTTTGGTGCTTTAGTAATTGTGTTGGGCTTATTTTATTATCTAAGTCTTTCTAAAACCCTATTTGTAGGTATGCTCTTGTTTTCTATTCTAGTTTTGTTGGGAATAGATGTTATTCTAGTAAGCACGAGTTTAGCACTTTGGATTCCTATGCTAGTTCTTTTTGTTATAGCTTGGGTAGGGCAATTTATTGGTCACAATCATGAAGGAAAAAAACCTTCGTTTTTAAAAGATTTACAGTTTTTAATGATTGGCCCAGCTTGGACCATGAGTCACTTATTTAAAGCCTTAAATATTAAATATTAA
- a CDS encoding TetR/AcrR family transcriptional regulator encodes MKEEIKKEAIKLFNIHGMSNVSMKQIADSLSISAGNLQYHFKSKEKLLASIYYDMYEENKNYILPENVYITLFHFEEMMRNFDSLQQHYNFFFNDIVNINKTYPEIAEHYKLINLNRFKEGRKLIDYYIETGRMLPESEMIDYNKTIHLIWMASTFWQAQKLVITAANYETNKCGAVEMLWTLLLPYLTDKGLEEYHQLRQFVALPKTN; translated from the coding sequence ATGAAAGAAGAAATAAAAAAAGAGGCTATAAAATTGTTTAACATTCATGGGATGTCTAATGTTTCTATGAAACAAATAGCGGATAGTCTTTCTATAAGTGCGGGTAATTTACAATACCATTTTAAAAGTAAAGAAAAGCTCCTGGCGTCTATTTATTATGATATGTATGAAGAAAATAAGAATTATATTCTTCCTGAAAATGTATACATCACTTTATTTCATTTTGAAGAGATGATGCGGAATTTTGATAGTTTGCAACAGCATTATAATTTCTTTTTTAATGATATTGTTAATATCAACAAAACCTACCCTGAAATTGCGGAACATTATAAATTAATAAATTTAAACCGGTTTAAAGAGGGGAGAAAATTAATTGATTATTATATAGAAACGGGAAGAATGCTTCCAGAATCTGAAATGATAGACTACAATAAAACCATTCATTTAATTTGGATGGCTAGTACTTTTTGGCAAGCACAAAAACTAGTTATTACAGCTGCAAACTACGAAACAAATAAATGTGGGGCTGTTGAAATGCTTTGGACCTTGCTTTTGCCATATTTAACAGACAAAGGTTTGGAAGAGTACCACCAACTTAGGCAATTTGTAGCCTTACCAAAAACGAACTAA